In Musa acuminata AAA Group cultivar baxijiao chromosome BXJ3-9, Cavendish_Baxijiao_AAA, whole genome shotgun sequence, a single genomic region encodes these proteins:
- the LOC135650045 gene encoding uncharacterized protein LOC135650045, which produces MRVHPAPRKRNITFRYDVNPAATAAAVLNRQKKLRRLPHIFSKVLELPFEADADVAIEENSEGFRFVAATDDLWGNVRAHAIEIHPGVMKVVVRDGGGVDLEEGLELDRWRFRLPPSTRPALATASYTGGVLVVTVPKGARSEEENGGAQEFLGGRLVIVQ; this is translated from the coding sequence ATGAGGGTTCATCCAGCACCCAGGAAGCGGAACATCACCTTCCGCTACGACGTGAATCCGgcggccaccgccgcagccgtgcTCAACCGGCAAAAGAAGCTCCGCCGCCTGCCCCACATCTTCAGCAAGGTCTTGGAGCTTCCCTTCGAGGCCGATGCTGACGTAGCCATCGAGGAGAACTCCGAGGGCTTCCGGTTTGTCGCGGCCACTGACGATCTCTGGGGCAACGTCCGAGCCCACGCGATCGAGATACACCCCGGGGTGATGAAGGTGGTGGTACGGGACGGCGGCGGCGTCGACCTCGAGGAGGGGCTCGAGCTCGATCGATGGAGGTTCCGGCTGCCGCCCTCCACCCGGCCGGCGCTGGCCACCGCCTCTTATACCGGCGGCGTGCTCGTGGTAACCGTGCCTAAGGGGGCGAGGTCCGAGGAGGAAAATGGAGGAGCACAGGAATTCCTCGGTGGCCGTCTGGTAATTGTACAGTAA